One window from the genome of Rhizobium sp. NZLR1 encodes:
- the nodC gene encoding chitooligosaccharide synthase NodC: MTLLATTSIAAVSLYAMLSTVYKSAQVFHARRTTISTTPAKDIESTPVPSVDVIVPCFNEDPIVLSECLASLAEQDYVGKLRIYVVDDGSKNRDAVVAQRAVYADDERFNFTILPKNVGKRKAQIAAITQSSGDLILNVDSDTTIAPDVVSKLSHKMRDPAVGAAMGQMKASNQADTWLTRLIDMEYWLACNEERAAQARFGAVMCCCGPCAMYRRSAMLSLLDQYETQLYRGKPSDFGEDRHLTILMLSAGFRTEYVPSAIAATVVPDTMGVYLRQQLRWARSTFRDTLLALPILPGLDRYLTLDAIGQNGGLLLLALSVLTGIGQFALTATVPWWTILVIGSMTLVRCSVAAYRARELRFLGFALHTLVNIFLLIPLKAYALCTLSNSDWLSRGSVAVAPTVGQQGATKMPGRATSEIAYSGE, encoded by the coding sequence ATGACCCTGCTCGCAACAACCAGCATCGCCGCCGTCTCGCTTTATGCAATGCTCTCCACCGTTTACAAGAGCGCGCAGGTTTTTCATGCTAGGCGGACAACGATCTCAACAACACCTGCGAAAGACATTGAATCCACCCCCGTGCCGAGCGTTGATGTCATCGTGCCGTGCTTCAACGAGGACCCAATCGTTCTTTCGGAATGCCTCGCGTCGCTTGCGGAACAGGACTACGTCGGAAAATTGCGTATTTATGTAGTCGACGATGGTTCCAAAAATCGGGACGCGGTGGTGGCTCAGCGCGCTGTGTATGCAGACGATGAGAGATTCAACTTCACAATTCTCCCTAAAAATGTTGGAAAGCGCAAAGCGCAAATCGCCGCTATAACCCAGTCCTCTGGGGACCTCATCTTGAATGTGGACTCAGACACGACGATCGCCCCCGACGTCGTCTCGAAGCTCTCCCACAAGATGCGCGATCCAGCAGTCGGTGCGGCGATGGGCCAAATGAAAGCCAGTAACCAGGCGGACACCTGGCTAACTCGCTTGATTGACATGGAGTACTGGCTTGCCTGCAACGAGGAGCGCGCGGCACAAGCTCGCTTCGGTGCAGTTATGTGTTGCTGCGGCCCATGTGCGATGTACCGTCGGTCTGCTATGCTTTCGCTGCTCGATCAGTACGAGACGCAGCTTTATCGCGGCAAGCCGAGTGACTTCGGTGAAGATCGCCATTTGACGATTCTCATGCTGAGCGCAGGCTTTCGAACTGAGTATGTTCCGAGCGCCATCGCGGCGACAGTCGTTCCTGACACAATGGGTGTTTATTTGCGTCAACAACTACGGTGGGCACGCAGCACCTTTCGGGATACTTTGCTTGCGCTCCCCATACTGCCTGGCCTCGATCGGTATCTCACGCTGGACGCAATCGGGCAAAATGGCGGCCTTCTGCTTCTTGCGCTGTCGGTATTGACGGGTATTGGCCAGTTTGCGCTGACCGCCACAGTACCATGGTGGACGATCCTGGTGATCGGATCCATGACTCTTGTACGATGCAGCGTGGCTGCCTATCGCGCCCGCGAACTTAGGTTTCTGGGTTTTGCTCTCCACACGCTCGTGAACATCTTTCTCTTAATTCCCTTGAAGGCCTATGCCCTTTGTACCTTGTCCAATAGCGACTGGCTGTCGCGCGGATCAGTCGCTGTTGCGCCCACTGTTGGTCAGCAGGGCGCCACCAAAATGCCAGGGCGGGCGACATCTGAAATTGCCTATAGTGGCGAGTGA